From the Terriglobia bacterium genome, the window AGGGCGCAAAAAACGTGCTTCGCTCTTATCGAGGGGCACCCCGATCTTGCCCGGTCATTAAATTTGCGCCAACCGCCTACTATGGGTGTCAAATCACCGATGTCCGCCACCGCGGGATCCACCGCCTCTGTTGCCGTGGGAGCCTCCACCCCCATGACCACCCTGGTAGCCACGGCCACTTGAGGCGCGTCCATCACCGCCGCCATGACCGTATCCACCACGCCCAGAGTGGGCGTTGCCGCGGCCATAATTGCCGCGCCCAGAGGAGTACGCGTTGCCGCGGTTGTAGTAGCCGTTGCCGCGCCCGGAGTAACTGTTGCCGCGGCCGTAGTAGCCGTAGCCACGACCGGAGTAGCGGTCGTGGTCATAGTCCCGAGCGTAGCCACGCCCGCGGCTGTAGTAGCCGTATCCACCACGACCGTAGTAGCCGTGGAACCACGGGCCAGCACCGATAAAGACACCGCCGACAAATGACTCCGGACCGTAGTAGCCATAAGGTGCGCATTCGTAGGGGTAGTAGCCATAGTAACCGTACGCGCAAACGGGAGCTACGCGGACGTAGCCGTAGCGCGGGCCGATGGCAATGCCAACGGAAACTTGAGCCTGGGAGTAACCTGCGGTAAGCATGAAAATGCCAAGGAAAGCGAGATACCTTAGATAGCGCATTTTTGGACCTTTCGTCAGATCCGGAAGAGCGGTCCTAAACCTACCTGGATCTGAAGGCCTACTGGCGTCTCAGGTTCGTCTGAGGCGCCTCCTCAAGTTATCAAACCCCAAGACTGGAAAAGAGTTGCAGGTCTTTCCCTGGCCAATAAATCGCCTTTTCAGCGGCGATTGAATGGCGGCCAAGGGGAAGGATCGCGGCGCTGCCGCTGCCGAACGAGTAGCGAAGCAGGAGAGACAGCGAATTGAGCGCGCAGAGGCCATCCAGGGCGGAGGAGTGTCCGCGGGGAGTGCGGGCGGCTGTGTGTTTTGGTGACTCCCAGATCGGCCAGCAGGCGTCGAGGAAGAGAGATTTCTCCGTTGCGGTCGGTTCCGCAAGTTTTCCCAGTCCTCACGGGCTGGGCTACCGTCTGGCGCACCTACGGCGCTCGCGATTCTTATTGCAAGCTTTCCCAGCCCGCGCGGGCTGGGCTAACGTTTGGCGCGCCTACGGCGCAGGGCGGAGGCGGCTGTATGTTTTGGTGACTCCCAGATCGGCCAGCAGGCGTCGAGGAAGAGAGATTTCTCACGTTCGTTCGAAATGACGAGCAAAAACAAAAGGCGAAACCAGGAGCCGGGCTCAAGCCCGGCGTCTACAAAGGCATGGACAGCGGGGAGTGCGGGCGGCTGCGTGTTTTGGTGATTCCCAGATCGGGCAGCAGGCGCCGAGGAAGAGAGATTTCTCTCTACGCAAGCCGACCGCTTCGCAGGAACGAAGCGGGAAGAAAGAGCGTCGGCTTGCTTCGTTCGATCCCGCAAAACCGTTCGGGATGCCCCGACCGGGTCGGGGTAAACGCCATACGCAAATGACGGGCAAAACAAAAGACGAAACCGGGAGCCGGGCTTCCCGGCTGTGTCGGGATAAATTCCGCCCGGTGCTACACAACCCGAGAGCAGAGCCGGGCTTCCCGGCTAAAAGCGCCGGGACGCGGATGAGAGTCTAAGAGAAAAGCAGATTCCTCACTTCGTTCGGAATGACATGGGTGCCTTGGTGTCCGGCGGGACGGCGGGCGGGGACGGGGGAGAAGAGGCGGGATTCGCGGTCGTATTTCCGGTGTTCGGCGGGCTCGCTGTAGGGCGAGTTGATGATGAGCTGGTCGATGGTTTTGGTGGCCATAGGATTCAAGAGAGAAGCAGATTCCTCACCCGCAAAGAGCGCGGGTTCGGAATGACGCCAGAGAGAAAAACGAAAACAGGAGGAAAAAGAAAAACCGGAAGAAAAAGCAGAACCGGAAGGAAAAAGAGCAGATCCCTCACCCGCCAAAAAACGGTGGGTTCGGGATGACAAAAGGAAAAGACCGAAGCGAGAAGCGGATTCCTCACCCACCAAAAAACGGCGGGTTCGGAATGACAACCAGCCGTGATGCTGGTGTTAATGGTCATGAGCTTCCCGGTAGCCGATCGTGATCTTTTTGGTTGTCATCCCGAATCCGTTCGCTGGTCTTTAGCGAACGGGTGAGGGATCCGCTTTGGAATTGCCGACTCCGGTAAGCGTGCGGTAATTGGACTGCAAGGTCTTCCCACGTTGCGTTTTTACATTCGATCAGGCGGATTTTCTTTTCACGGCGCCAACCTTTGATTTCCTTTTCGCGTGCGATGGCGTCTTGAATGTGGCCGAAAGATTCGAAGTGGACGAGGCGGAAGACTCGGTAACGAGTGGTAAAGCCCGGGACGAGACCTTGGCGATGTTCGATCATTCGGCGTTCGAGGTTGTCTGTTACGCCGGTGTAGAGGGAGCGGGAGCGGCTAGCGAGGATGTAGATGGCGTAGTGGTGGTTCATGTGGAGACCGGAAAAAGCGGATTCCTCACCTGCGATGAGGCCGCGGGTTCGGAATGACAACGAAACGCCTGAATGACGAGTGATAAAGAGCCGGCGGGTTCGGTATGACAAGAATGGGAAGTGTAGGTCATAGCTGCAGGACCTTGAGGCTTGCGATGCCGCGGCCGCCGGTCACTTTTACGGCAAGGCGCTTGTGTTCGCCGAAAGCGAAGAAGGCCGGCGATCACGAAGCGCTCCCGCGAAAAGACCGATGTTCCGCCCGGCGAGATTCTAGCCGACCGTTATCTCAAATGCCAGTTTTCCCAGTCCTGACGGGCTGGCCTGACGTCTGGCGCGCCCCGTGACAGCATCTCCGGTTTCGAGAGTCCCAGGAGGGCCTCCACCGGAGTCCGAAAAGCGGACCGGGATGCCCCGACCGGGTCGGGGTAAACGCCATGCGCACCTACGGCGCAGAGCGGAGGCGGTTGTGTTTTGGTGACTCCAGATCGGGCAGCAGGCGTGGAGGAAGAGAGATTTCTCACTACGCAAGCCGACCGCTTCGCAGGAACGAAGCGGGAAGAAAGAGCGTCGGCTTGCTTCGTTCGAAATGACGGGTGGGGAGGGGAGGGACCGTGGAAAGTAGAAACAAGATGGCGGCATCCCGACCCGGTCGGGATGAATGCCGTCGCCCCTACAAAGTTGCGAGGCAAAGGCAGGGCGGCAGAAAAGGCACACAGCCAGGAATGGCTGTGCCACGGGGCTAGTTGACGGAGCGGTGGAGGACGGCGGCGATTTGGCGGGCTTCGGCGACGAGTTGCTGGAGTTCGCTGGGGAGGATGGACTGCATGCCGTCGGAGAGGGCCTGGTCGGGGGCGTGATGGACTTCGACGAGGAGGCCGTCGGCGCCGACGGCGATGGCGGCGCGGGAGAGCGGCAGAACCTTGCTGCGCAGGCCGGTGCCGTGGCTGGGGTCCACGAGGATGGGCAGGTGGCTGCGCTTTTTGACGGCGGGGATGATGCTCAGGTCCAGGGTGTTGCGGGAGTGGTCGGCGAAGGTGCGCACGCCGCGCTCGCAGAGCATGACGTTGTAGTTGCCTTCGGAGAGGAGATACTCGGCGGCCATGAGGAATTCGTCGAGGGTGGCGGAGATGCCGCGCTTGAGCAGGACGGGCTTTTTGGCGCGGCCGGCGCGCTTGAGGAGGGAGAAGTTCTGCATGTTGCGGGCGCCGATCTGGATGACGTCGGCGTAGCGCTCGACGAGGTCAAGGCTCTCGTTGTCCACGGCTTCGGTGACGATGCCCAGGCCGAAGCGCTCGCGGGCTTTGGCGAGGATTTTCAGGCCCTCTTCGCCGTGGCCCTGGAAGCTGTAGGGGGAAGTGCGGGGCTTGAAGGCGCCGCCGCGGAGGAGGCGCACGCCGGTTTTGGCGATGCTCTCGGCCACGGTCATGAGCTGCTCTTCGGTTTCGACGGCGCAGGGGCCGGCGATGAGGGCGATCTTGTCGCCGCCGACGAAGACGTCGCCGGAAGGCGTGGGGATGCGCAGGATGGTGTCTTCGGGCTTGGCGTCGCGGCTGACCAGTTTGTAGGGCTTGCTGACCGAGATGCATTCGACGACGCCGGGAAGGGCTTCGAGGATGCCGAGGTCCACGGCGCCTCTGTTGCCGGTGACGCCGATGGCGGTGCGCAGAGCGCCGGGGATGGGGTGGGCCTTCAGGCCGAGGCTTTCGATGCGCGCGCAGACGGCTTGAATCTGCTCGGGGGTGGCATGGGACTGCATGACGACCAGCATCGGGGGCTCCCGGAAATGCAACTTAAACATTCAGTGTACTGCAAGGCGCGGGGAGGCGGCAAATGCGGGGGAGGCGCGGAAAACGCGCGGCTTGGTGATTTGGCGCAGGTCGGCTAAAATAGATAGTTTACAGACTGAACAGAATGCCAACTGACCGAATGCCCGACCCGCTGCACGCGTTAAACGCACCGTTTGACCCGGAAGACGAATACCGTCCGGAACCCGAGCCCGAACCGGCCCCGCCCGCGTGGATGGACGGGAGCCTGCGCATCGGGATCCACACCTCGATCGCGGGCAGCTACCTGAACGCGCTGGAAGCGGCGCGCAAGCTGGGCTGCAACGCGCTGCAGATCTTTTCGGCGAGCCCGCGCATGTGGGCCGGAGGCGCGTCGCGCATTCCGGAGGCGGATGCCAAGGTCTTTCGCGCGCGGCGCGAGGAGCTGGGACTGGGCCCGCTGGTGATCCACGCCAACTACCTGATCAATCTGGCGGCGGTGCAGCCCATGCTGCGCACGCGGTCGATCCAGGCGTTTCAGGACGAACTGGTGCGCGGGGTCTCGCTGGGCGCGGATTATCTGGTGGTGCATCCGGGCTCGCGCGGGGACTCCACGCCGGAACGCGCGGTGGCCACGATTGCGGACAGCATCCGGCAGGCGGCCAAGCGCGTGCCGCTGGGCGGGCTGCGCATCCTGATCGAAAATACGGCGGGGATGGGTACGGCGGTGGGCTGGCGGCTGGAGGAGGTGGCGCAGATCGTGGAGCTGCTGCGCGGGCTGCCGACGGGCGCGTGTCTGGATACCGCGCATCTGTTTGCTGCCGGCTACGACATCCGCAGCGAGACCGGGCTGAAGCAGACCATCGCGATGATCGACAGCACCATCGGGCTGGAGCGCGTACCGGTGTTTCATGTGAACGATTCGAAGATTCCGCTGGGCGGGCGGGTGGACCGGCATGCGCACATCGGGGAGGGGAAGATCGGCGCGGAGGCGTTTGCGCGGCTGCTGAAGCATCCGCGGCTGGGCGCAGCGCCGCCGGAGGGCCTGGCGGGGCGGGCGTTTCTGCTGGAGACGCCGATTGACGATCCGGGCGACGACCGGCGCAACGTGAAGCGGCTGTGGGAGCTGGCCGGGCTCGAAGAGCAGGCGCCCGCGGCGGAGAAGAATTTTTCGATGCTGAGCGCGGCGGCGAAGAAGAAGATTGCAGCGCAGAAGAAGACAGAGAAGAAGAAAAAGGCTAGCGCAGAGACGCGAAGGCCGCGGAGAAGCGCGGAGAAGAAGAAGGGTTAACGCAGAGACGCAGGGGCCGCAGAGAAACGCAGAGAAGAAGAGGGGCTGAGCGGGACGTGGCGGAATACAATCCACAGGCGATAGAGGCGAAGTGGCAGAAGCGCTGGGAGGAGGCGCGCGTCTTCGAGAGCGAGGCGGATCCCGCGAAGCCGAAGTACTACGTGCTGGAGATGCTGCCGTACCCCTCGGGCACGCTGCACATGGGGCACATGCGCAACTACACCATCGGGGACGTGGTGGCGCGGGTGAAGCGCATGCGGGGCTTCAACGTGATGCACCCGATGGGCTGGGACGCCTTCGGGCTGCCGGCGGAAAACGCGGCGATCAAGAACAACACGCACCCGCGGGTGTGGACCAACAACAACATCGTGGAGTTCAAGCGGGTGCTGCACCTATTCGGGTTCAGCTACGACTGGCGGCGGGAGATCTCCACGTGCGAGCCGGAGTATTACCGCTGGAACCAGTGGTTCTTCCTGCGCATGCTGGAGCGCGGGCTGGCGTACCGCAAGAAGAGCCGGGTGAACTGGTGCCCGAAGTGCGCCACGGTGCTGGCCAACGAGCAGGTGGTGAACGGCGGCTGCTGGCGGCATGAGGATACGCCGGTGGAGGCCAAGGAGATCGAGCAGTGGTTCTTGAAGACCACGGCGTACGCGGACCAGTTGCTGGACGACCTGCAGCTGCTGGAAGGCGGGTGGCCCGAGCGGGTCATCACCATGCAGCGCAACTGGATCGGGAAGTCGCACGGAGCGAAGGTGAAGTTCGCGGTGGCCGATGTGGCTGGAGCCGAGCCGATTGAGGTATTCACCACGCGCATCGACACGGTTTATGGCGCGAGCGCGCTGATTCTCGCGCCGAACTATCCGCTGGTGGGCAAGCTGCTGGCCGGCTCGCCGGTGGAGGCCGAAGCGCAGGCCAAGCTGGCGCAGATCCGGCAGATGTCGGTGAAGACGGCGGACCTGGCGGCGGCGGAGAAAGAAGGGTTCTTTACCGGGCGGTATGCGACGAATCCGTTCAACGGGGCGCAGGTGCCGATCTGGGTGGGGAATTTCGTGCTGCTGGAATACGGCACGGGCGCGATCATGGCCGTGCCGGCGCACGACCAGCGGGACTTCGAGTTTGCGAGCAAGTACAACTTGCCCAAGCCCATCGTGGTGCAGCCGCTGGCGGGCGAACCGCTGAGCGCCGCGACGCAGCAAGAAGCCTACAGCGAATTCGGAAAGAGCGTGAATTCCGGGCCGTACAGCGGACTGGAGACCCAGGCGGCGATCGACAAGATGGCCGCGGAGGCCGAGGCCAAAGGTTTTGGAAGGCGCGAGACGATCTTCCGGCTGAAGGATTGGGGCATTTCTCGGCAACGCTATTGGGGCACGCCGATTCCCGTGGTGTACTGCGCGAAGGACGGCCTGGTGCCGGTGCCGGACGCGCAGTTGCCGGTGCTGTTGCCGGCGAACCCCAAGCTGACCGGGATGGGCGAATCGCCGCTGGCGGCCACGCCGGAATTCGTGAACACCGCCTGCCCGAAGTGCGGGGGCGCGGCGCGGCGCGAGACGGACACCATGGACACCTTCGTGGATTCGTCGTGGTATTTCTACCGCTACTGCGATCCGCAAAACGACCAGGCGCCATACGATTCCAAGAAGGTCGGCTACTGGATGCCGATCGACCAGTACATCGGGGGGATCACGCACGCGATTCTGCACCTGCTGTATTCGCGGTTCTGGTGCAAGGTGATGCGCGACCTGGGGCTGATCCAGCACAGCGAGCCGGCGGCGCGGCTGTTCACGCAGGGCATGGTGCTCAAGGGCGGCACGGCGATGTCCAAGTCCAAGGGCAACGTGGTGGGCGCGGAGGAGATGGCACAGAAATTCGGGTGCGACACGGGGCGGCTATACACGCTGTTCGCGGCGCCGCCGGAGAAGGACCTGGAATGGAGCGAGCAGAGCATCGAGGGCTGCGCGCGCTTTCTGAACCGGGTGTTCCGGCTGGTGGACCGGCACGCCGGGAAACTGGCGGGTGCGCCGCGCGTGGTGGTGGACCTGGCCACGGCGCCGGGGAAGGAAAAGATCCTGCTGCGCAAGACGCACGAGGCGCTGCGGCGAGTGACCAACGATTTCGAGACGCGCTGGCATTTCAATTCGGCCATCGCCCTGATCATGGAGCTGCTGAACGAGATTCAGGCGCAGGAGCCGCTGGAAGAAGGCGTGCGGCCGGGCGTGCTGCGGGAAGCGCTGGAGCTGATGACGCTGATGCTGGCGCCGATGGTGCCGCACCTGGCGGAAGAGCTCTGGGAGATGCTGGGGCACAGGAACGGGCTGTGGACGGAGCGCTGGCCGGACTACAATGCGGAGCTGGCGCGGGCCGAGGAGGTCGAGGTGGCCGTGCAGGTCAACGGGCGGGTGCGCGGGCGGGTGCGCGTGGCGGCAGGGCTGGGGGAAGAGGAAGTGGTGGCGCGGGCGCTGGAGGATGCGGCGATCCGGGCGCACGTCGCGGGGAAGCGCCTGGTGAAGCGCATCGTGGTGCCGGACAAACTGGTGAACCTGGTGGTGGGGTGATGGGAAGCGCAGCGCAGCGCGCAACGGAGCAGGGAGGACGGATGACGGAACGCGGCGGCGTAGTGGTGCTGGATTTCGGCGGACAGTACACGCAGTTGATCGCGCGGCGCATCCGCGAGCAGCAGGTCTTTTCCACGATCCTGCCGTGCACCGTGGCCCCGGAAGAGATCCGCAAGCTGGAGCCCATCGGCATCGTGCTTTCCGGCGGGCCAAGCTCGGTGTACGACAAGGACGCGCCGGTGTGCGACCCGGAGATCCTGCGGCTGGGCATTCCGGTGCTGGGGATCTGCTACGGGATGCAGTGGATCGCGAAAACGCTGGGGGGCAAGGTGGAGAAGTCCGACCGCCGGGAATACGGGCGGGGACAGATGGACATTCAGGCCGGGTGCGGTTCGGCGCTTTTCGCGGATTTGCCAAAGTCGCTGCGCATCTGGTGCAGCCATGGCGACAGCGTTCTCGGATTGCCCCCGGGATTCCGGGAGACGGGGCGCACGGAGAGCGCGCTGGCCGCTTTGGAAGACCCGCAACGCAAGATCTACGCCGTGCAGTTTCACCCGGAAGTGAAACACACCGACCGCGGAACGGATATCCTGCGCAACTTCCTGTTTCAGGTGTGCGGCGCCAAGCCTACCTGGGGCGGCACGGCGTTTATCCAGGAGACGGTGGAGGCCGTCCGGCGCAAGGTGGGGCCGCATGAGCGGGCGATCTGCGGGCTGAGCGGCGGGGTGGATTCCACGGTGGCGGCCGTGCTGGTGCACCGGGCGATCGGCGACCGGCTGACCAACGTGTTCGTGAACAGCGGCTTACTGCGCAAGAACGAATTCGAGGATACCCTGGAGATGCTGCGCGAACGGCTGGGGCTGCACGTCGTCGGCGTGGATGCTTCCGAGCGCTTTCTGGCGCAGCTCCAGGGGGTTGTGGACCCGGAAGAAAAGCGCAAACGCATCGGGCGGGAGTTCATCGCCGTGTTCGCGAAGAAGGCCCGGGAGCTGCAGCGGGGCGAGGCTCACGGGGAGATTAAATTTCTGGTGCAGGGAACGCTGTATCCCGACGTGATCGAGTCCGTCTCCGTGAAGGGGCCCTCGGCCACGATCAAGACGCATCACAACGTCGGGGGCCTGCCGGAAAAAATGCCTTTCGAGCTGATCGAGCCGCTGCGCGATCTGTTCAAGGACGAAGTGCGGCGGATCGGGCGCGACCTCGGGCTGCCGGACGAGCTCCTACAGAAACATCCGTTTCCCGGACCCGGGCTGGCCGTGCGCCTGCTCGGGGAAGTGACCCCCGAGCACCTGGCCACGCTGCGGGAGGCCGATGCCATCGTGGAGGAAGAGATCCGCCGCGCCGGACTGTACAACAAGGTATGGCAGGCGTTCGCGGTGCTGCTGCCGGTGCGCAGCGTGGGGGTCATGGGCGATTTCCGGACCTACGGCTTGACCGTGGCAGTGCGGGTGGTGGAATCGGAAGACGCCATGACGGCGGACTGGGCGCGGCTGCCCGCAGCAGTGCTGGAAAAGATCTCGACGCGGATCGTCAACGAAGTGCGCGGGGTGACGCGGGTAGTCTACGACATCAGCTCCAAGCCACCCAGCACGATCGAGTGGGAATAGGCAGGAGCAGCGGGAGCGCGGGAAGAACCGTCAGGGAAAAAGGGGCGCGCAGCAGAGGCTGCTGTGCGCCCCCGAATTTATGACGGAAAAAATACGCGCATCAGCGGTTGGCCATTTTCTGGGCCATGTAGAGGATCAGCTTGCGGTCCCCTTCGTCGACCTTGCCCAACAGGCGGCGCAGCTTGTTGAGGAAGCGGGCTTCCTTCCCGGTGCTGCCCCAGGCGATGTCGTCCGAAGTCTTGCGCTTGGGCAGATTGGGAAGCTGGGGCGGCTCTTCGCCGTCGTAAAAGAGTTGATAGAGAGGCACTTCGAGAGCGCGAGCCAGCTTTTCCAGCGTTTCAATAGCCGGGACAGTATGTCCGTTTTCGACGCGGGAAATGTAACAGCGCAAGAGCCCGGTCCGCTTCTCGATGTCGCCTTGGGAGAGTTTCTTTTCTTCGCGCAGGGCGCGAAGACGGTCACCAATAATCATGAAGATATTATTCCATGTAGATAAGAGCGAGGCAAGGGGAAATTTAGGCCCGGGAATCAGAAACATTTGTAGACATAGGAATCGCGGGAGCCGCCAGCTATAGTGAGCGGCTGGCAGCAAGCGATATGACGGGAGCGCCGAAACTCGCCTTGCAGGAACCGCCAGAGCGCCTGAAACGCAGCCCGGCAGAGGCCGTGGAAGACCGCGCGCTGGTGGCGCGGGCGCAAGCCGGAGCCACGGAGGCCTTTGAAGAGCTGGTGCGCCGGCACCAGCACCGGGTGTTTGCGGTGGCCGGGGGAATCCTGCGCCGGCGGGAGGATGTGGAGGACATCGCGCAGCAGGTGTTCGTAAAGGCCTACCTCTCGCTGCGCAAGTTCGACCAGCGCGCGGCGTTCAGCACCTGGCTGTACAAGATCACGGTGAACGAGTGCTGGGATATGCTGCGCAAGAAGAAAGTCCGGCCGCTGGTGTACGAATCGGACCTCAGCGAAGAGCAGAAACGACAATTCGGCTCCTCGGTGGAAGCATCGTCGCGCAGCCTGCCGGATATCCGCGAGCGGCTGGAGGGCCAGGAAAAGCTGGACCGGCTGCTGGAGACGCTGGAGCCGCGCGACCGGCTGATGCTGGTGCTGAAGGAGATCGAAGGATTCTCGGTGGAGGAGATCGGAGAGATTCTGGAGCTGAATGCCAATACCGTGAAGGTGCGGCTGTTCCGGGCACGGCGGCGCATGGTGGCGCAGCACCGCAAACGGGCCGGACAGGAAGAGTGGATGCGATAGGTGAAACCATCGCGGGGTGTGAGCACGTCTAAGTGCATGATGGACAGGAGTGCGGTGATGGGCAACTGGCTGAGGCGGAAAACAGGCGAATGCCGCGCGGCGGAAGATTGGATTCAGAATCTACTGAATTCCAGCACCGCGAATACGGTAGAAGCGGGCCTCAGCGCGGGCGATCCCGGTCTGCGCGGGCACCTGGAAATCTGCCGGGAGTGCCGAGCAGAATTCGAAGAGACGCTGGCGGTGCGGCAGTTGGTGCGGCAGCACATGGCGCCGGCGAAAGATCCTGGGGCATTTTTCGCGGGGCGGGTGATGCGCGCCGTTGCGCAGCAGGAGGCCACGAGCCGGGCGACTTCCGCAAATCCGTGGCATGCAGTGCTGGCCCTGGCGGAGCGTGTGGCCATGGTTTCCGCGCTGGTGCTGGTGCTGGCCACAACCTGGCTGTATGAGACGCGCGCCGCAGACGTAGAACGGCGCAGCGCCGTGGAATCGATGGGGGCATCGCTGGACCCCGCGCCGCCGCCCGCAGATGAAGGTGAAGTGCTTACCAGCCTCGCAGAGAGGGAGCCATGAACAGCATTCCGACCCGGCGCAAAGCGGTCGTCTGGGTAGCGCTGGTCTTTCTGCTGGGCGGCGGCCTCGGGGTGGTCGTGGGTATTTCCGTGGGGCACCATGGGACCGCCTCGGCGTCCTCCGCGGATACGCCGGCAGCGCGGCACGCGCAGATTCTGGAGCGGTTCAATCAGGAACTGCAGCTCAGCGCTGCGCAGCGAGGCTCGCTAGAGATGATCAGCAAGGATTTGCAGGCGCAGTTCAAGACCATTCGCGAACAGATGAAGCCGCAAATGAATGAGGCGCGAGAGAAGGCGCGCAGCCGCATTCGGGATATCCTCACCCCGGAACAGAAACCGAAGTTCGAAGAATTGCTGAAGCGCCTCGACGAAGAACGCAAGAGCAGGGGCTATTAACGGACTGAAATTTCTTGCACCTGCGGAGGCGTTCCGCCGAGGTATCCATGCGCAGCCTGTCTGAAATCCTGAAAACAATCCGGGAGCGCCCCCTGTGGCGCTGGAGCGCGATGGCCGGGGCGGGGACGCTGGTGCTCGTGCTGGCGGTGTGGTGGGTGCGCGCGCCGGGAGCGGCCGAATACTACACGGCGAAAGTGGAGCACGGAGACGTGGTGCAGGTCGTGTCGGCAACGGGCACGATCAACGCGGTCACGACGGTGCAGGTGGGCTCGCAGGTCTCGGGAAACATCAAGCGCCTGTATGTGGATTTTAATTCGCGTGTGAAGCAAGGCCAACTGATCGCGGAGATCGACCCGGCGATTTTCCAGGCGCAACTGCAGCAGGCGGAAGCCGACCTGGCCAACGCCGAGGCCAACGCCCTGAGCCTTACGGCGCAGATCGAAACGCAGCGCGCCGACCTGCTTTCCGCCAAGGCGGATGTAGACAAGGCGCAGGCCCAGGCGAACGACGCACAACTGCAGTACCGACGGGCCAAAGATCTGGCCGACCAGGGGATCGTAGCGGTTTCCCAGCGCGACACGGCGCAGGCCACGGCGGATTCCGCGACGGCTTCCCTACATTCCGCGGAAGCCATGCTGGAACAATCCAAAGCCAAATTGAACGTCTCCATCGCCAACCTGGAGCAGGCCCGCGCGCAGATTAAACAGCGCAAGGCGGCGGTGGATCTGGCGCGGCTGAATCTGCTGCACGCGCATATCTATGCGCCGATCGACGGCACGGTGATCGCCCGCAACGTGGACGTGGGGCAGACCGTGGCGGCCAGCCTGCAGGCGCCGACGCTGTTCGTGATCGCGCTGGACCTGACGAAGATGCTGGTCTACGCGAAGACGGACGAGGCGGACGTGGGGCGCATCCGGGCGGGGGCCACGGCGACGTTCAAAGTGGATTCGTTTCCGCGGGAGACTTTCACGGGAAAGGTCACGCAGATCCGCATGAACGCCACGACCATTCAGAACGTGGTGACCTACGACACGATCGTGGCCTTCGACAATCCCGGGCAACGACTGTTCCCGGGGATGACCGCGTACGTGAGCATCCCCGTCGCGTGGGAAAACGACGCGGTGAAGATCCCCAACGGGGCGCTGCGCTTCAAGCCGGAGCTTTCGGACGCGCAACGCAAGGCGTTGTTCACGAAGTATGGCGTGGCGGAAGCCGCAGGCGGGGGAAAGGGCGCGCGGCCCGCGAACGGCGGCGGTGGCCGGCCGGGAGGCGCCGCGCCGCAGAATGGCGTGAGCTACCGCGAGGACTCGGCGATTGTGTGGAAACTGCACGCGGACAAGGCGCTGGAGCCGGTGCGCGTGAAGCTGGGGGTAACCGATTTCACGTTTACGGCGATGAAGGAAGGAAAACTGCAGCCGGGCGACGCGCTGGTCATCGGCGAGGTCTCCAAGAGCGGCAAGCCGGCGCAGCAGAGTCCCATGGGCGGGCCGGGGGTGCAGCGGAGAATGTAGGGGGAAGTCCAAGAGTCAAAACGTGGAAGAGACGAAGCGTGGAAGACAAACAAGCACAGAGCGCGCAGGGCGGGGCCGGTCCGGTGATCCGGCTGGAGGACGTGGCGAAGACGTATGACCTG encodes:
- a CDS encoding sigma-70 family RNA polymerase sigma factor, producing the protein MTGAPKLALQEPPERLKRSPAEAVEDRALVARAQAGATEAFEELVRRHQHRVFAVAGGILRRREDVEDIAQQVFVKAYLSLRKFDQRAAFSTWLYKITVNECWDMLRKKKVRPLVYESDLSEEQKRQFGSSVEASSRSLPDIRERLEGQEKLDRLLETLEPRDRLMLVLKEIEGFSVEEIGEILELNANTVKVRLFRARRRMVAQHRKRAGQEEWMR
- a CDS encoding helix-turn-helix transcriptional regulator, whose amino-acid sequence is MIIGDRLRALREEKKLSQGDIEKRTGLLRCYISRVENGHTVPAIETLEKLARALEVPLYQLFYDGEEPPQLPNLPKRKTSDDIAWGSTGKEARFLNKLRRLLGKVDEGDRKLILYMAQKMANR
- a CDS encoding efflux RND transporter periplasmic adaptor subunit — protein: MRSLSEILKTIRERPLWRWSAMAGAGTLVLVLAVWWVRAPGAAEYYTAKVEHGDVVQVVSATGTINAVTTVQVGSQVSGNIKRLYVDFNSRVKQGQLIAEIDPAIFQAQLQQAEADLANAEANALSLTAQIETQRADLLSAKADVDKAQAQANDAQLQYRRAKDLADQGIVAVSQRDTAQATADSATASLHSAEAMLEQSKAKLNVSIANLEQARAQIKQRKAAVDLARLNLLHAHIYAPIDGTVIARNVDVGQTVAASLQAPTLFVIALDLTKMLVYAKTDEADVGRIRAGATATFKVDSFPRETFTGKVTQIRMNATTIQNVVTYDTIVAFDNPGQRLFPGMTAYVSIPVAWENDAVKIPNGALRFKPELSDAQRKALFTKYGVAEAAGGGKGARPANGGGGRPGGAAPQNGVSYREDSAIVWKLHADKALEPVRVKLGVTDFTFTAMKEGKLQPGDALVIGEVSKSGKPAQQSPMGGPGVQRRM